A window of Symphalangus syndactylus isolate Jambi chromosome X, NHGRI_mSymSyn1-v2.1_pri, whole genome shotgun sequence genomic DNA:
actttaaagatttattttagtTAGATGATATagtatgtttattttaaagaaatttttatatgGTTGAATTTAGACCtattatttttcatcatttgtttatttgttcttttttctatttttttcttctgttgcatCATTCTTCCCTTCTTTGAGATTAATTGAacttttttgaaattaaatacaTCTATtagctttttaattaattatataaactTTTCATCATTTTGTTAGTGGTTTCTCTTGGCATTAGAAAATACACCCTTACGTTTTTACCACCTAGTTAGTGTTAATATTGTCACTTCTAGTAAATTGTAAGAATCTTGCAACTATCTACATCAATTTGCCAATCTCATCATTTATATTTGTCACATGTATTTTACCACCACATACATTATAAATCGCACAATAGAATatcatatgtatttttctttaaccagccatatgtatttttaaaatattaaatttatatttaaatttacattgACCTACACGTGTACCATTTCAAGTACACTTCACTCCTTCCCGAAGATTTAATTTCCTATCTGGTACCATTTTCCTTTAGCCTGAAAACATCCTTTGGCATTTATACTAATAGTACGGTTCTATTGGtgatgaattatttttgtttttgtttgtctggaaatgtATGTATTTACTCTTCATTCTGATAGGATATTTTCTCTGGATATAGGCTtctgtgttgaatttttttttctcattcaacaatcaaaacatatttttctacTGTCTTCGGTTCTCCATTTATTTCCTAGTATAAACTCACTGGTCAAAatttctgtatctctctctctctcacacacaaacacacacacacgcacacacgcacacacacatctgtTTTCAGCAATTTAATTATGATATGCCAAATTGTGATTGCCATTGTATGTATTCTGCTTAGATTTTGCTAAGATTcttgaatttgtaattttaagtctTTCAtgaaattaaatacttttttggctattttttcttcaaatatttttgttgacCCACtaattatcatttattattctgagatttaaaattacatatatattagacATTTTCATATTGTCACACAGATcgatgttgtttttttaaaaattatttttctctctgttattCAGATTGGATAGTTTATCAGTTTCTATCTTCAAATTTTCTAACTCTTTCTTCTGTTATCCCTTTCTATTGCTAAGCCCATCTggggaatttttttatttcagatattgtatttttccaGCTCTAGACTTTCCATTAGGTTCTTTTTAATGACTTATTTCTTTGCTGGTATCTCTCATATTTCTTTACATCTTTGAACATAGTTACAATAATGGCTTTAAAATTCTTACCTGCTAATTCGAATATCTGGTATATGTAGGGGTTAATACTCATGggttgcctttctttttcttttttttttgagacggagtctcgctctgtcgcccaggctggagtgcagtggcgcaatctcggctcactgcaagctccgcctcccgggttcccgccattctcctgcctcagcctctccgagtagctgggactacaggtgcccgccaccacgcccagctaatttttttattatttttagtagagacggggtttcactgtggtctcgatcttctaacctcgcgatccgcccgcctcggcctcccaaagtgctgggattacaagcgtgagccaccgcgcccagccgggttGTCTTTTCTCTTAAGTCACATTTTTACATATCTAGAAATTGAAATTTATCTTGGACATTTTGATTATACATCTGCATAGATTTTGGATTGTgttatcatttttcacagagtaTTGATTTTTCCCCGTGTGTTTTAGTAGTCAGTCATATTGGTTGAAATCAAGCTTTAAACTGTCTCACTTTCAGTGGTATGCAGCTTAAGTCTTTGTTTAATTCCTTTAGTCATAGCTGAGCTGCTAAAACCAACACCATACATACATAGTTAAGCCAAAACTTTGGGTAGAGTTGAACTCATGTTAAAAATTAATGAAGCTATCTTTGCGCCTCTATTGTTggaattttctaatttcttgtcCATCTTATATGGTTAACCTGAACCCTATTCCCCAATTCTTGAAGACAATAAAACTACAGGCTTATATCCAAGTAGTAGCTGGCTCATGTATGTGTAATATGTCCTGTCCTCAAGCtcaaagccataaaaaaaaaaaatcactcaatgATGTTGCCATTCCCACCTTCCATATATAAAGTTTTCTCCAgtattttcctgctttttgtcACTCTTCAGTGACttcaagtactttttaaaatattttgtccagGGTTTACAGTTATTATCTACAGAAGTATTGGTTCAATAGGAGCTAGTCCACTATTATTAGAAGTAGGATCACCCCATAGACTAAATGATGTAATTCTTGTATAGTGTTTTAGAAAGTGCTGTTCATATAGTCAGATTTCAAAAAATGAAcctattattattaaatgtgaaataaatctGGGTACTGCCTGCTGTCTCCAGTAATACTTCTGTCTGCCTAGCCCTTGAGTACAGGTCTTGCTTCCAACATGAGAGCTGACAGTCTAACAACAAAAAGTACAATATATAACTGATCCAAAATGatgatttttcaataaaaatttagcaATATTCTCTCAAGATTTTCTTTATCACATTTAAGCCAGCTAGTAGAACAATtcaacagtatatatatataattcagttTATAGATACTTTGCAAAAAAAATGATTACTGCAATGCTTAGTTGAGTTGTATTTCCTAAGTGATTTACCTGTTCAAACAAAACTTAATGGTTGTTCTACACAATGGTGATATATCgtgaattttgtgaattaaacattttattttgttgatttgcatGCAGTTGtaataaataatacagagagatcttTCGTATCATTTATCCAGTTTTCTGATACCTCGCAAAACTGTAATACATATTGCAACTAAGACGATGGCATGGATGCAGATAAAACACAGAACAGTTTCTAACCCCATGGAACCCCTATTACATCCAAATACACTCCACTCTTATTCCTAACttctggaaaccactaatctgcactctctctctctctctgtgtgtgtgtgtgtgtgtgtgtgtgtacgtatatatatgtgtgtgtgtataagcatagatatattatatatatatacatacacacacagagagaaagagagagagagagagagatggagtcctgctctctgtcacccaggctgaagctgaagtgcagtggcatgatctcatctcactgcaacctctgcctcctgggttcaggcaattctttcagcctcctgagtagctgagattacaggtgtgcaccaccacaccaagctaattttcgtatttttagtagagacaggttttcaccatgttgtccaggctggtcttgaactcctgacctcaagatatccactcgccttggccttccaaattgctgagattacaagcataagccaccatgctagaccatttatataattttgtattttttttaatttcaacttttgggAGAACATATTCATTAAAATGCATCTCACAAAGACCTATTATCTAGAATCTAcagggaaataaaaagaagacaaccccattaaaaatgggaaaaatacatgaattttgTCTTTCAGTAATGCTATATAGATAGAATCATGTAATATGTAACCTAttggaaatgttatttttctctcaGCACAATTTCTTTgaggttcatccaagttgttctgtgtatcaatagttcattatttttattgctgagtgataATACATGGTATGGATATATGACAGTTTGTTTAACCGTTCTCCTGTTGAAGTACATCtgtgttgtttctactttttggcaattaaaaataaagctgctaGGAATATTTATGTATAggtttttgtattaaaataagttttaatttatgtggaaaaaaatgcaaagttcAATGCCAGGTAATATGGTGGTCacatatttagttttataagaaactgtcggccaggcgtggtggctcatgcctgtaatcccaccactttgggaggccaaggcgggcagatcactaggtcagcagttcaagatgagccagttcaagaccagcctggccaacatgatgaaaccttgtctctactaaaaatacaaaaattagctgggcgtggtggtgcatgcgtggtggtgcatgcctactcaggggactgaggcaggagaatcgcaggcagacgttgcagtgagccgagattataccactccactccagcctgggtgacagagcaagactccatcttagggctaaaaacagaaaacaaacaaaaaaactatcaaaCTGGTTTCCAGaatggctataccattttacattgtCACCAGATATGGGTGATCTGCTTTTACGACATTCTATTCAACACTTGGTGTTGTTACTATTTCTTGTTGAAGCCATTTTGATAAGTGTGTAGTCATCTCATTGTGATTGAAATTTGTATTTGCTCAGTGGCTActgatgctgaacatcttttcacgtgcttatttgacattttaaaattaattttggtgAAATGTCTCTTGGTGTCTTTTGTGCATTTTAATTGGACTGTTTAGTTTAATATTGTTGAGTTCTTTAAATAGTCTAGATCTTAGTCTTTCcttggatatgtggtttgcaaatattctgaCTTTAGCTTGTCCTTTCATCCCTTTTATAGATTCTTTTACCCaagcaaagttttaaattttgaccaAGTCCAATTCATCAAATTTTCATTTGATGGGTCATGCTTTTGATGTCAAGTATACAAACCCTTTGTTTGTAGACTGTTATTAACAAAACctgttattctattctatttgtaGACTTTCTGTTATTGTAGACATTTTGTTATTTCTaagattttctgttatttttaatactcatttttctgcattttatatttaagtctgtgatccattCTGAGTTACTGTGTGTATAAAGTGTGAGACTTAAGTCAACGTTCATTTTTCTGACTATAGATGTACATTTGCTCTGGTACTATTTGTTGAAAGGACTATCTCTTTTCTATTAAACTGCTTTTgcaagtttgtcaaatatcattcAAGCATGTACATGTGGGCCTACTTtcgggttctctattttgtttcattgatctactTGTCTCTCTCTATGTTAACATTATACAGTCTTGATTAATCTAGTTATATAAAAGGTCTTACTGTTAGGTATCAGGTAGATTTCTCCAACCgtattcttatttttcaagattgttttaggtATTTTAGGGCCTATgcctttccttataaattacagAAGAAGCTTGTCTATGTATACAAAAATTTTTGCAGGAGTTGATAAGAATTTCATTAAATTTGTGTATCaaatacttgtgtgtgtgtgtatatatatatatatatataaaactcctaaatatatatatatacttcaaataTGTGTATTCTAAATATGaatgtcttaaatatatattaattatatatagacacacaaatatttactaaatatatacatgtatacacatacatactcaTATATATCAATTTGTGTTGCTTAATGTTGCTATGCAGTAAATCTTAACATTTTACCCTCATATCTCACTGTGcagccttcttctctttctcagttTTAACTCTTTCTCAGTGTATGTGTATCACACATACACGAGGCTATCATAAAGGATAATACCTTCCATAGTATTCTTTTTGTACACACTCTCTTGTGACTAAACAAATTAGTCTACTTAgtgttatgatttttatatttagattcATGTTGATTTATttctagttcatttatttttatttttgagtagtattttattgtaGAATTGTATCAAAACCTGTTTTTCTATTCTCATATcgataaaaatctgttttttgttcTGGTTTCATTTTATTACAAACAGTTCTACAACTAATATTTTGTACATGTCTTCTCATGTGTCTATGTGAGTTTTTCATGGTCTTATATTTAGGAGTGGAAATCTCGACCATTGGGTATGTGCATCTGCAACTTTATTAGATGTTgccaaaattatttattgatgtAAACTCCCACTTTCAGTGAGAGTAAATTTCTGCTCCATAACTTTACATCCTAGACAGTATCAATATCAATATCTTAAGGTACTTTAATTTGTGCCAGCTtgatgaatataaaattatatttgttaatttcatttgcaTTATTTCATTATGCGTGATTCTGAGCATGTTTTCACATGTTTATTGGACAATCAGTTTTTCTCTTCTGTGGATTTTCTGTTAACATTCATTACCCATTTACACATGGTTTGTTGgctaaatgtaatatattttttgcAAAGAATTTGCAAATAGTGCAAATTTTCTATACCAAaagctgtgtgtgagtgtgtctgtgtatacAGAGAGCAGTTTTGTGAGAATAAAGTTAACATGTTAAAACAAAGTTTGATACAATTTTTTGTAAAACtttgttttctaatataaaatTATCTAAGCACTGATTGCAGTTTGAAAAAGCAGGAACAAAAGGTACTTTTCTCATATTTTGGACTGTAAGAGACTAGCGCACAATGAATGGCCGCCgcggctgccgctgctgctgAGGCGGAGGCCACGGAGCCGCGGAGGCGGAAGCCGAGGCCCCGGCGCAGCGGGGCGCGCCCCGGGCCCAGGCCCGGCCCCTGCCGCCGCTGCGGAGCCCGCCGGGACCCCCCCGAGTGCGGCCACGGCGCAGGATGGTGGCAGTGATTttgaggaggggaagaggaaggaagatacAAGCAAGGGAAGTCACAGGCTGTGGTGCCTAGGCAGACCCTGGTTTGAATCTCGGCCTTACCACTTTTTGCATCCGCCGCCATGGCCCAGACACTGCAGATGGAGATCCCGAACTTCGGCAACAGCATCCTGGAGTGCCTCAATGAGCAACGACTGCAGGGCCTGTACTGTGACGTGTCAGTGGTGGTCAAGGGCCATGCCTTCAAGGCCCACCGGGCCTTGCTTGCTGCCAGCAGCTCCTACTTCCGGGACCTGTTCAACAACAGCAGCAGCGCCGTGGTGGAGCTTCCGGCGGCCGTGCAGCCCCAGTCTTTCCAGCAGATCCTCAGCTTCTGCTACACGGGCCGGCTGAGCATGAACGTGGGTGACCAGTTCCTGCTCATGTACACGGCTGGCTTCCTGCAGATCCAGGAGATAATGGAGAAGGGCACCGAGTTCTTCCTCAAGGTGAGCTCCCCAAGCTGCGACTCCCAGGGCCTGCACGCGGAGGAGGCCCCATCGTCGGAGCCCCAGAGCCCGGTGGCGCAGACATCGGGCTGGCCAGCCTGTAGCACCCCGCTGCCCCTCGTGTCGCGGGTGAAGACGGAGCAGCAGGAGTCGGACTCCGTGCAGTGCATGCCCGTGGCCAAGCGGCTGTGGGACAGTGGCCAGAAGGAggccgggggtgggggggcggcAACGGCAGCCGCAAAATGGCCAAGTTCTCCACGCCGGACCTGGCTGCCAACCGGCCTCACCAGCCCCCGCCACCCCAACAGGCTCCAGTGGTGGCAGCAGCCCAGCCCGCCGTGGCCGCGGGAGCAGGGCAGCCGGCCGGTGGGGTGGCGGCAGCAGGGGGTGTGGTGAGTGGGCCCAGCACGTCGGAGCGGACCAGCCCAGGCACCTCAAGCGCCTACACCAGCGACAGCCCTGGCTCGTACCACAatgaggaggacgaggaggaggacgGTGGTGAGGAGGGCATGGATGAGCAGTACCGGCAGATCTGCAACATGTACACCATGTACAGCGTGATGAACGTCGGCCAGACAGCCGAGAAGATGGAGGCCCTCCCAGAGCAGGTAGCCCCTGAGTCCCGAAATCGCATCCGGGTTCGGCAAGACCTG
This region includes:
- the LOC129476030 gene encoding LOW QUALITY PROTEIN: nucleus accumbens-associated protein 1-like (The sequence of the model RefSeq protein was modified relative to this genomic sequence to represent the inferred CDS: deleted 2 bases in 1 codon), whose protein sequence is MAQTLQMEIPNFGNSILECLNEQRLQGLYCDVSVVVKGHAFKAHRALLAASSSYFRDLFNNSSSAVVELPAAVQPQSFQQILSFCYTGRLSMNVGDQFLLMYTAGFLQIQEIMEKGTEFFLKVSSPSCDSQGLHAEEAPSSEPQSPVAQTSGWPACSTPLPLVSRVKTEQQESDSVQCMPVAKRLWDSGQKEAGWGGGNGSRKMAKFSTPDLAANRPHQPPPPQQAPVVAAAQPAVAAGAGQPAGGVAAAGGVVSGPSTSERTSPGTSSAYTSDSPGSYHNEEDEEEDGGEEGMDEQYRQICNMYTMYSVMNVGQTAEKMEALPEQVAPESRNRIRVRQDLASLPAELINQMGNRCHPKLYDEGDPSEKLELVTGTNMYITRAQLMNCHVSAGTRHKVLLRRLLASFFDRNTLANSCGTGIHSSTNDPRRKPLDSRMLHAVKYYCQNFTPNFKESEMNAIAADMCTNARRIVRKSWMPNVKVLKAEDDAYTTFISETGKIEPDMMGVEHGFENASHEGEAGPSAEALQ